A genome region from Thermococcus sp. includes the following:
- a CDS encoding TrmB family transcriptional regulator, with product MREDEIIDKLQKLGLTKYESVAYITLLKLGPSKATDITKESGIPHTRVYDVLSSLHRKGFVDVMHGSPRLYKPVNPEVVLEKVKEEFVSDIEELKAAFLELYREVHGEELPEIWTIQGFDNTIERAEYVIRTAKHEVLINTPFEFLKLLKEEIKRRKDVVFVIISNFDEVPEWLEGENILLAKSGGAPWLMASWIIGDIDYALFFGALPKDRRREKFYSFWAKSPRIIQNYMHWFYTIYFDNSEVIKPLEYDALSKPLALVNIRTLITVLKFSRLPKKTEIIGRMIDTKKPVTLDGQIVSYEYTPLTANVTFRYNGDELKVGGIGSYFEDVEGERFILLE from the coding sequence ATGAGGGAAGATGAGATCATTGATAAACTTCAAAAGCTGGGCCTGACCAAGTACGAGAGCGTCGCCTATATAACCCTTCTCAAGCTCGGCCCGAGCAAGGCCACGGACATAACCAAGGAGAGCGGAATTCCTCACACGAGGGTTTATGACGTCCTCAGTTCCCTTCACAGGAAGGGTTTTGTGGACGTCATGCACGGTTCTCCGCGGCTATACAAGCCGGTCAACCCTGAGGTGGTTCTTGAGAAGGTCAAGGAGGAGTTCGTGTCCGACATCGAGGAGCTGAAGGCTGCGTTCCTTGAGCTCTACCGTGAGGTTCACGGTGAGGAGCTCCCAGAGATATGGACCATCCAGGGATTTGATAACACCATTGAACGTGCGGAGTACGTTATACGCACCGCAAAGCATGAGGTCCTGATCAACACGCCGTTCGAGTTTCTGAAGCTTCTGAAGGAGGAGATAAAGCGCAGGAAGGATGTTGTCTTCGTCATCATCAGCAACTTCGATGAGGTTCCGGAGTGGCTTGAGGGAGAGAACATACTGCTGGCCAAGAGCGGCGGTGCCCCATGGCTTATGGCGAGCTGGATAATCGGGGACATCGACTACGCCCTCTTCTTCGGCGCCCTTCCGAAGGACAGGCGCAGGGAGAAGTTTTACTCCTTCTGGGCAAAGAGCCCTAGAATAATTCAGAACTACATGCACTGGTTCTACACGATATACTTCGACAACAGCGAGGTCATCAAACCCCTTGAGTACGATGCCCTGTCCAAACCCCTCGCCCTCGTGAACATAAGAACGCTCATCACGGTCCTGAAGTTTTCGAGGCTGCCGAAGAAGACCGAGATCATCGGGAGGATGATAGACACCAAAAAGCCGGTCACCCTCGATGGCCAGATAGTGAGCTATGAGTACACCCCCCTCACGGCAAACGTCACGTTCAGGTACAACGGCGACGAGCTAAAGGTGGGTGGAATCGGAAGCTACTTCGAGGACGTTGAGGGGGAGAGGTTCATACTCCTTGAGTGA
- a CDS encoding glycogen synthase: MKVLVIGFEYLPVKVGGLAEAVTSIAKGLSELGNEVIVFTPDHGRGLGKPFTTFRVSSSGKKVEVTVRKREENEVTVYTLGGGILSDSDVYGPGWDGMLEKAVLFGKASVGLMNELIGEFMPDVVHAHDWHTVFALGLLKKYFDIRSVFTVHRLNKAKIPARYFHEANLPELAPYSEIDPEHTAGYIADAVTTVSRSYLWEEWDFFKHFEGRVTHVFNGIDCSFWNEELMERKDLPREERRRLVLEHFGLSDGKAFMFIGRFDKAQKGVDSLLHTIEILSKDPSFEGMRFLVVGKGDPELEAWAKAVEGRFPSNVHVVTELLPREFVRELYGSMDFVIVPSYFEPFGLVQLEAMCLGAIPIGSAVGGIKDTVVDLGEGLENATGILVPPRDALALAKAIVRAWELDEATLKLLRENGKRHAREDFTWKNACLRYMSVYENRVDKAIPFLR, from the coding sequence GTGAAGGTTCTGGTTATAGGATTTGAGTATCTTCCTGTAAAGGTGGGTGGTCTCGCAGAGGCTGTAACCAGCATTGCGAAGGGACTGAGCGAACTGGGAAACGAGGTCATCGTTTTCACACCCGATCATGGAAGGGGCCTTGGGAAACCATTTACAACGTTCAGGGTCTCCTCTTCGGGGAAAAAGGTGGAGGTGACCGTGCGGAAGAGAGAGGAGAATGAAGTCACGGTTTACACCCTCGGCGGGGGTATTCTCTCCGATTCGGATGTCTACGGGCCTGGCTGGGACGGCATGTTGGAAAAGGCTGTTCTGTTCGGCAAGGCCTCCGTGGGCCTGATGAACGAACTTATCGGGGAGTTCATGCCCGACGTTGTCCACGCCCACGACTGGCACACCGTCTTTGCCCTTGGTCTCCTGAAGAAGTACTTCGATATAAGGAGCGTTTTCACCGTCCACAGGCTCAACAAGGCCAAGATTCCGGCCCGATATTTCCATGAAGCCAACCTCCCTGAATTAGCCCCTTACTCGGAGATAGACCCCGAGCACACCGCCGGATATATAGCGGACGCCGTGACGACCGTCAGCAGGAGCTACCTGTGGGAGGAGTGGGATTTCTTCAAGCACTTCGAGGGCAGGGTTACTCATGTCTTCAACGGCATAGACTGCTCCTTCTGGAACGAAGAGCTCATGGAAAGGAAGGATCTACCCAGAGAAGAGCGGCGGAGGCTCGTCTTGGAGCACTTCGGTCTGAGTGATGGGAAAGCTTTCATGTTCATAGGGCGCTTCGATAAAGCGCAGAAGGGGGTTGATTCACTGCTCCATACCATTGAGATACTCTCAAAAGACCCCTCATTTGAAGGCATGAGGTTTCTGGTTGTGGGAAAGGGAGATCCGGAGCTTGAAGCCTGGGCGAAGGCGGTTGAAGGGAGGTTCCCTTCCAACGTTCACGTCGTCACAGAGCTTCTTCCCAGAGAGTTCGTTCGTGAACTCTACGGCTCGATGGACTTCGTTATCGTCCCCTCGTACTTCGAGCCCTTCGGGCTGGTGCAGCTTGAGGCCATGTGTCTTGGTGCCATACCCATAGGCAGTGCCGTTGGTGGAATCAAGGACACCGTTGTGGACCTTGGAGAAGGGTTGGAGAACGCTACCGGGATACTGGTACCCCCCCGGGATGCCCTGGCACTTGCGAAGGCGATAGTTCGGGCGTGGGAGCTTGATG